TGTCCGGTTGTTCTGGGTGCACCACAATAGCCGCAAAAACGCATGGCATGGGATTCCCTTTCCGTGTCGTCATGGACAGGCCGGACAACCCGCCGGATCAGAAGGGCCAGAATCAGCATGAGGATAAAGAGGCCGATGCCGATTCGCCGGACGGCGGGTGAAAGTTGACGCCGGATGGGTTCCGGCGGTTCCATGGTTCCCGGAGCCGTCAGCTGTCCGCTGGGATTGGTGTAACGAAGAGAAACCATAAAGGGTTCCTCCGGGCGAATCCCGGCAAATTTTGTGATGCTGTAAACCAACCCACTCCTGTCCTTCACTTCCCGGGTAAATGCCGTGGCATCCATAAAATCAAAATCACGGGCTGCCGAAGGTTTCTGAATCCGGATGAAAAGAGTATCTACAGCTAAATTTGAGTAGAAAAAATAATCATAGGACCGGTAGGATGTATCGGGAAAAATATCGTAATAGGTCATGGTGAAATGATCCCCCCGGGGAGTAAAACGGATCATGTTCATGGCATCGACGGTGATGATCTTCTGGAAATCAAGGTAACCTTCACGAATCCG
The DNA window shown above is from Candidatus Neomarinimicrobiota bacterium and carries:
- a CDS encoding zinc ribbon domain-containing protein: MKLRILFSACLFFLFTGAESLSAARFTEARVDLWPDYDQPAMLVIMEMSMDSAAPVVFVIPESVKHVRIREGYLDFQKIITVDAMNMIRFTPRGDHFTMTYYDIFPDTSYRSYDYFFYSNLAVDTLFIRIQKPSAARDFDFMDATAFTREVKDRSGLVYSITKFAGIRPEEPFMVSLRYTNPSGQLTAPGTMEPPEPIRRQLSPAVRRIGIGLFILMLILALLIRRVVRPVHDDTERESHAMRFCGYCGAPRTTGHLFCPFCGKKY